The following coding sequences lie in one Kamptonema formosum PCC 6407 genomic window:
- a CDS encoding CHASE2 domain-containing protein has translation MIDKFSQKISSALPKLSNLYKPTLNFVKSVAVASVAVTVLLVGARQIGMLEPLELGAFDQMLRWRKDEGPDPRLLIVRITEGDIQRLKEWPISDRKVTNLLQNLERLEPRVIGLDLLRDVPLGDGRAELTKVLQQSKRIVGVCLLSDGTAEQPGSPPAPGLANSQVGFADLVVDPGGVLRRTAFFIKPPEPPGVEKHLCNNSSVPFLSSFGFQIVNLYLKQQGIKPGTSPQGKLMLGSTVINPLEKDSGGYKNANVGGYQLLINYRSARKVAQFANFADVLEGKIDPKLVKDRIVLIGYATDTVKDAFYTPYSAGKQNDQSMPGIVAHAQIVSQLLSAVLDGRPLFWFWPEWLEVLWIWGWSMVGAVLAWRIQQPLRFGLAGGAILGVSLGIGFGIFILGGWVPVVTPAIALMVTAGSVVLGDRFNKGGYGKVITDKVKQVFKIEIDQSKKEQQVAEITESEFFRELQQKKSELKTRKKEVSETAISLTPAPETAESEAEDYFAQLQQKAKQQRRKVSEVSEESVSSEAIAHPENNYPTAEAIAHPENHHLTAEAIAHPENNHPTAENPPDDGFADLAAKAKQMKRRRTQLEADNSNLTQENPPDEGFADLAAKAKQMKRRRSPEKLEEVATEKKDEES, from the coding sequence ATGATTGATAAATTCTCTCAGAAAATATCCTCAGCGTTGCCAAAATTGAGCAACCTGTACAAGCCTACCCTAAACTTTGTCAAATCGGTAGCAGTTGCCAGTGTCGCCGTTACTGTTTTGTTAGTTGGGGCCCGGCAAATAGGAATGCTGGAACCGTTAGAATTAGGGGCTTTTGACCAAATGCTCCGATGGCGAAAAGACGAAGGGCCAGACCCGCGCCTGTTAATTGTCAGAATCACGGAAGGGGATATCCAAAGGCTCAAAGAATGGCCCATTTCCGATCGCAAAGTAACCAACCTATTGCAAAACCTAGAGCGCTTAGAGCCCCGCGTCATCGGTCTAGATTTACTGCGGGACGTACCTTTAGGAGATGGTCGCGCTGAATTAACTAAAGTTTTACAGCAAAGTAAACGGATAGTCGGCGTTTGCTTACTCAGCGATGGTACAGCAGAACAGCCAGGAAGTCCCCCCGCTCCGGGACTGGCAAACAGTCAAGTCGGATTTGCCGATTTAGTCGTAGATCCCGGCGGAGTGCTCCGCCGCACAGCATTTTTCATTAAACCTCCAGAACCCCCCGGAGTTGAAAAACACCTGTGCAACAATTCCTCCGTCCCGTTTTTATCATCCTTTGGATTTCAGATAGTTAACCTTTATCTAAAACAGCAGGGAATTAAGCCAGGAACATCCCCCCAAGGGAAATTAATGCTGGGTTCCACTGTTATTAACCCCTTAGAAAAGGATTCTGGCGGATACAAAAATGCCAACGTGGGGGGATATCAATTACTAATAAACTACCGTTCTGCCCGCAAAGTTGCCCAGTTTGCCAACTTTGCAGATGTCCTCGAAGGCAAGATTGACCCAAAGTTAGTTAAAGATCGGATCGTTCTCATTGGCTATGCTACAGATACAGTTAAAGATGCTTTTTATACTCCCTATAGCGCTGGTAAGCAAAACGACCAGTCAATGCCAGGAATTGTAGCTCACGCTCAAATCGTCAGTCAACTTCTGAGTGCAGTTCTGGATGGGCGACCTTTATTTTGGTTCTGGCCCGAATGGCTAGAAGTCCTTTGGATTTGGGGGTGGTCAATGGTGGGAGCAGTGTTAGCTTGGCGTATTCAGCAACCCCTGCGTTTTGGCTTAGCTGGAGGAGCAATACTGGGAGTGTCCTTGGGTATAGGTTTTGGGATTTTTATCCTGGGAGGGTGGGTTCCCGTTGTCACACCTGCGATCGCCTTGATGGTAACTGCCGGCAGCGTCGTCTTAGGAGATAGATTCAATAAGGGAGGCTATGGCAAAGTAATTACGGATAAGGTTAAACAAGTCTTTAAAATTGAAATTGACCAAAGTAAAAAAGAACAGCAAGTTGCCGAAATTACAGAGTCCGAATTCTTTAGAGAATTGCAGCAAAAGAAAAGCGAACTGAAAACTCGGAAAAAGGAAGTCTCCGAAACTGCCATTTCCTTAACCCCAGCACCTGAAACTGCCGAGAGTGAGGCAGAGGATTATTTTGCTCAGTTGCAGCAAAAGGCAAAGCAACAGAGGCGTAAGGTGAGTGAAGTCAGCGAGGAAAGCGTTTCATCAGAGGCGATCGCGCATCCAGAAAACAACTATCCCACAGCAGAGGCGATCGCGCATCCAGAAAACCACCATCTCACAGCAGAGGCGATCGCGCATCCAGAAAACAACCATCCCACAGCAGAGAATCCACCCGATGACGGATTCGCAGATTTAGCGGCCAAAGCTAAACAGATGAAGCGACGGCGAACTCAGTTAGAAGCGGATAACAGCAATCTTACACAAGAAAATCCCCCCGACGAGGGATTTGCAGATTTAGCGGCCAAAGCTAAACAGATGAAGCGGCGGCGATCGCCAGAAAAACTTGAGGAGGTCGCAACAGAAAAGAAAGATGAAGAATCATAA